From one bacterium genomic stretch:
- a CDS encoding prepilin peptidase encodes MGLLYLFVFVLGLTIGSFLNCLIYRLETGQGFVSGRSFCPSCRHLLGWKDLIPVLSFILLKGRCRYCKKKISWQYPLVEILTGLIFLLIFNFSAFAQDFGGQAIFQFSNLVYLLVISSLLIVVFVFDLKHYLIPDEIIYSAIVVSGIWYLVSSIIFGLYTKYEILNTIYSSFGVALFFWLIHYLSQGRAMGFGDVKLAFLMGLLLGFPKILVALFFAFSTGAAIGLGLMVFKKKTLKSELPFGPFLAAGTLFALFLGTRVFNLYIHFLAF; translated from the coding sequence ATGGGACTTCTTTATTTATTCGTTTTTGTTCTCGGGCTGACTATCGGCTCCTTTCTGAATTGTTTGATTTACCGCTTAGAAACCGGCCAAGGATTTGTCTCCGGTAGGTCATTTTGCCCTTCGTGCCGTCATCTTCTAGGATGGAAGGATTTGATTCCGGTTTTAAGCTTTATCCTTTTAAAGGGAAGGTGCCGCTATTGCAAAAAGAAGATTTCTTGGCAGTATCCTCTTGTAGAAATATTAACCGGGTTAATATTCCTTCTAATTTTCAATTTTTCCGCCTTCGCCCAAGACTTCGGCGGACAGGCAATTTTCCAATTTTCAAACCTAGTTTATTTACTAGTCATCAGCAGTCTTTTAATAGTGGTTTTTGTATTTGATTTAAAGCACTATCTTATTCCCGACGAAATCATCTACTCCGCTATTGTTGTATCTGGCATCTGGTATTTAGTATCTAGTATAATTTTCGGTTTATATACTAAATACGAGATACTCAATACTATATACTCGTCATTTGGCGTGGCTTTGTTTTTCTGGTTAATCCATTATCTCTCGCAAGGCCGCGCCATGGGCTTTGGCGACGTCAAACTCGCTTTTTTAATGGGTTTACTTCTGGGCTTTCCAAAAATTCTGGTTGCCCTATTTTTTGCCTTTTCTACCGGCGCTGCCATCGGGCTCGGATTGATGGTTTTCAAGAAGAAAACACTGAAATCAGAACTGCCTTTCGGCCCGTTTCTGGCGGCCGGGACTCTTTTCGCTTTGTTTTTAGGGACAAGAGTTTTTAACCTTTACATTCACTTTCTGGCGTTTTAA